The Plasmodium coatneyi strain Hackeri chromosome 5, complete sequence DNA window TAAAGAgcgaaaattttcttctccagAATGGCATGCACATACTCATAACGGATATTAACATATTGAATAAGTATTTGTACTTCATTCCAGGGGTGAGGTACGTTTGCACGTGGGTGTGTTCCTTCACCTGGAAGAAGTGACTCTATGTTAAGCATCGCCTGTCCACACGTCTCTACCTCCTCCGCAGGTGCGAAGACAAATGGAGCAGCCTACAGCAGCGCCTACAGAGACTGCAGGATGACATTTTCAACCTAGGGATACTCGTTCTGGAAATTATGCTCAGTGATAAGAGCGTTTCATACGCATTCCTGAAAGAGAACTACCATGACAAGAACGAGTATAACTTCTATCGGGGTAGGAGTAGACAAGGCATGTTCCAATTTGTGGGAAGTGAAAACGGAGCAGACAAAACcaacggaaaaggaaaatccaGTGCAAATGCCAaagtgaaaagaataaaaaggaaggaagataagGACTGCCACTTTGCCAGCAGTGGTAGCGCGGAAAGTGCGGATCGCATCATCGACCTGTCGACAAAGAAGACAAGCCACAATTTCGTGCATGCACTCTCCCTACCGTTTATAaacaaaagaataaaaaacgaggaggaaattttttttcaagagAACAAACAcgttaaaatgaacataGACAAATATAGGCACTACAATTACCACTACATTAATAGCGTAAATTACATTAACATTTACAACGACTTCTACAACAATGGGACTTTGCATCCAGTGGGTGAGAACAATTCGCACAGGGGAAGCCTCACTACTACATATGGAGAGAACGTGGTGAATGAGCTTCCTCCTAGAAGTAGGACTGCTCTATATGGCCAAACGGATGGGTTGGATTCTTTGGGGGAGATTCCCCATGCGTATAGCGATTGTGAGGTACTCGGGGGAGAGACCaaaggagggaggaaaaacagaGGTACTTACGATAGACTCGATTTGCACGTACCGCAAGATTGGGGGTATGGCAGCTCGAACGACGTGGGAGAACCTTCGGTGAAGCAATCCCCCCTTGGTGATGCATCCCCCCCCCGTAGACGCGCCCGACATGCAGacagaagagaaaagggAGTGCCCTacaaaatttggaaaattgTAAACGTAGCAAAACACCCATTTATTGTATACTCCCTCATCAATCATTTcttcctacaaaaaaaaaacaacatttttaaaattttcaaatacTGGTCTTATTATGTCTTCCCGAGTACATACAAGTACGTGTTCTTCCCTCTTACGATATTGCAGCTACACCCCGTCTTTAAGAACGCAGACCTTTTTATTCTGCTGCTTCATTATAACTTacctttcattttgttccacCTGGATTTATTTGCGCGAAAGGAACAGGACAAGTATGACATGCTACAAATGGGGGGCaacccaaaaggggaagacgcAAAGGGAGCGTATAAACTACATCAGCCGAACCACCACGCATGTGACGGAGGAAGCAGTTCGGGGGGtgcacaggaaaaaaaagagactaCACCTCAGCAAACGAAACAACCGACGCTGCCACAATACGCGGGTCGGCTCGCCCACTTCGTTGACGTGGTTAAGGAGTTCACCACGAGCGTGAACAAGCGGCAGATGGAGACCTACATCCGGGGCAGTGACTTGGGGGATGACGTGAGGATGCAGCTGCTGAAACAGTGGCGTGTGTGCAGGAGAGAAACCAAGGGAAGATGCAGCCGAACCAGAGGAGTGTACCATTCGACGTGcctctttcccttcccaaCCTTATCATACAGGAACACCCACGAATTTTACAGAAactttttgtccttttaCAAAACGCTGTTTAATGCAGTTTTTCACAAAGACCAGAGTTACATTGATATATTTAGCGGCTTGGAGATCTGCAAGAGGGAAATTTACGCACCCCTTTTTCGGGCTGCCCATATCAGGAGGAGTGCTGCCACTGGTTTACGAAACCCCAAGTGGAGGTTCAACGAAGACGTACTCCAACTTGCAAACATGTTAATCACGTCGTACCAATCCCTTGCATACGAGTCGACCAAGTTGCTCTGCCTTGAAATGCTCTACTGCATAATTCACCACCTGAATGATAGTACCCTCAACAGAGAAATCGCGtcttttctacttttttgcatgaacaagtcaggtgaaaaattaaaagttaTGGTCATCAAAtccttttacaaaattatgCACAACGAAAATGCCTACGAACATATGTACCCCTACGTGGAAAAATTCTTGCCGTCCTTTTTCTCGCTCAAGGatagtaaagaaaaaatggaaaaatatttttatgtgaaaTATTTACCGCTAATCGCCAATGTGACCAttcagtatatatataatgttagTTTGttaaagaaggggggaaaaaagcaaaaagaaatttcTAAGGAGGAGCAGGATGGCCAGAAAACGAACCCTGATGAGGTGACCATCTCGGAAGTGAAGCACATGGATATGTTAAAAACACTTCGCAACCAGTtagtgcacattttaaaatacgCCACGGACGAATCTATTCTGTTTGAGTTTTATGAGCACCTAATCACCTTTTGCAAAATCATGAGCAGAAAATGGgtcaaaatatatatcctcCCTTATTTACTAGCAAATATTTAC harbors:
- a CDS encoding Serine/threonine protein kinase, whose protein sequence is MGNTLYSSTGCSSTQLDDMYSKYLNNLYNIYSYLFKYEHFVFMNCYALNSFCHVLEGINNNEGHVLIKVFKQRCETQKIKRILYTLKFLFSFDLFPNVLPYNRMSVYESNIYIYRTFVLKSLDHYLFNERNHKPFKHFFLFQIFLAIIQLHSLGIYHGHIKSENFLLQNGMHILITDINILNKYLYFIPGVRCEDKWSSLQQRLQRLQDDIFNLGILVLEIMLSDKSVSYAFLKENYHDKNEYNFYRGRSRQGMFQFVGSENGADKTNGKGKSSANAKVKRIKRKEDKDCHFASSGSAESADRIIDLSTKKTSHNFVHALSLPFINKRIKNEEEIFFQENKHVKMNIDKYRHYNYHYINSVNYINIYNDFYNNGTLHPVGENNSHRGSLTTTYGENVVNELPPRSRTALYGQTDGLDSLGEIPHAYSDCEVLGGETKGGRKNRGTYDRLDLHVPQDWGYGSSNDVGEPSVKQSPLGDASPPRRRARHADRREKGVPYKIWKIVNVAKHPFIVYSLINHFFLQKKNNIFKIFKYWSYYVFPSTYKYVFFPLTILQLHPVFKNADLFILLLHYNLPFILFHLDLFARKEQDKYDMLQMGGNPKGEDAKGAYKLHQPNHHACDGGSSSGGAQEKKETTPQQTKQPTLPQYAGRLAHFVDVVKEFTTSVNKRQMETYIRGSDLGDDVRMQLLKQWRVCRRETKGRCSRTRGVYHSTCLFPFPTLSYRNTHEFYRNFLSFYKTLFNAVFHKDQSYIDIFSGLEICKREIYAPLFRAAHIRRSAATGLRNPKWRFNEDVLQLANMLITSYQSLAYESTKLLCLEMLYCIIHHLNDSTLNREIASFLLFCMNKSGEKLKVMVIKSFYKIMHNENAYEHMYPYVEKFLPSFFSLKDSKEKMEKYFYVKYLPLIANVTIQYIYNVSLLKKGGKKQKEISKEEQDGQKTNPDEVTISEVKHMDMLKTLRNQLVHILKYATDESILFEFYEHLITFCKIMSRKWVKIYILPYLLANIYKTKNTFIRALSIRITLRIMSYINDSETYKMICAYVNPILFEGNELAILFLLSECNILLQKNVRKGGRSTGVPLSGHQSETTERTKRGKRNRRRIFFLHKLKLNHLRNHPSVAIRDLVHTVQANLYQMPP